In a single window of the Anaerotruncus rubiinfantis genome:
- a CDS encoding ABC transporter ATP-binding protein codes for MDRTMKTSVLLGRFAPYFKKYLWILLLDLFCASLTTLCELVLPLMVRFITERGMNDLASLTTAIILKIGALYILLRIIDTAANYFMANIGHMMGAHIETDMRSDLFAHLQRLSYNFYDSNKIGQLMARITSDLFDVTEFAHHCPEEFWIAGLKIAVSFVILARTNLWLTLIIFSIIPLMLVCSMYFNTRMRRAFKKSRNQTGEINAQVEDSLLGVRVVKSFANEEVEKEKFEEGNGKFLDIKREMYRYMAGFQSTTRAYDGVMYITVVVAGALFMIHGQITPADLMAYLLYVTTLLTSIRRIVEFTEQFQRGMTGIERFIEVMDAPVDILDEPDAEDLTDVKGEITFEHVSFHYADDDHPVLSDLSLTVHPGDSVALVGPSGSGKSTLCNLIPRFYDVTGGRILIDGKDIRKLTLHSLRGQIGVVQQDVYLFAGTVFENIAYGKPGATNAEVVAAAKLAGAHDFISSFEDGYDTYVGERGVRLSGGQKQRISIARVFLKNPPILILDEATSALDNESERIVQQSLEKLARGRTTFTIAHRLTTIRGARLILVLTENGIEEQGSHDELMKRRGIYYQLYSMYGENMGNAENFVEKHIKM; via the coding sequence ATGGATCGTACCATGAAAACCAGCGTGCTGCTGGGGCGCTTCGCGCCGTACTTTAAAAAATACCTGTGGATTCTGCTGCTCGATTTGTTCTGCGCGTCGCTCACCACCCTGTGCGAGCTTGTCCTGCCGCTGATGGTGCGTTTTATCACCGAACGCGGGATGAACGACCTTGCCAGCCTCACCACCGCGATCATTTTAAAGATCGGCGCGCTTTATATCCTTTTACGGATTATTGACACCGCCGCCAACTATTTCATGGCGAACATTGGGCATATGATGGGCGCGCACATCGAAACTGACATGCGCAGCGACCTGTTTGCCCATCTGCAGCGGCTTTCCTACAACTTTTATGACAGCAACAAGATCGGTCAGCTGATGGCGCGCATCACGAGCGATCTGTTCGACGTCACCGAGTTCGCACACCACTGCCCGGAAGAATTCTGGATAGCGGGACTCAAAATCGCTGTCTCATTCGTGATCCTCGCGCGCACCAACCTGTGGCTCACTTTGATCATCTTCTCGATCATCCCGCTGATGCTCGTATGTTCGATGTATTTCAACACCCGGATGCGCCGCGCTTTCAAAAAAAGCCGCAATCAGACCGGTGAAATCAACGCGCAGGTAGAGGACAGTCTGCTCGGCGTACGAGTGGTCAAATCCTTTGCGAACGAGGAGGTCGAAAAGGAGAAATTCGAGGAGGGAAACGGGAAATTCCTCGATATCAAGCGGGAGATGTACCGCTATATGGCGGGTTTCCAGTCGACGACCCGCGCTTATGACGGGGTGATGTATATCACCGTCGTGGTGGCGGGCGCGCTCTTTATGATTCATGGGCAGATCACCCCCGCTGACCTGATGGCCTACCTGCTTTACGTAACCACGCTGCTCACCTCGATCCGGCGGATTGTCGAATTCACCGAGCAGTTCCAGCGCGGCATGACTGGCATCGAGCGGTTTATCGAGGTGATGGATGCGCCGGTGGACATCCTGGACGAGCCGGACGCCGAGGATCTTACCGATGTCAAAGGTGAGATCACCTTTGAGCATGTCTCTTTCCATTATGCGGATGATGACCATCCGGTTCTTTCGGATCTGAGTCTCACTGTACATCCGGGCGACAGCGTCGCGCTGGTCGGGCCGTCGGGCAGTGGCAAATCGACACTCTGCAACCTGATCCCGCGTTTTTACGATGTGACCGGCGGGCGTATCCTCATCGACGGCAAGGACATCCGAAAACTCACGCTCCATTCGCTGCGCGGTCAGATTGGCGTTGTGCAGCAGGATGTCTACCTTTTTGCCGGGACGGTGTTTGAGAACATCGCCTATGGGAAGCCAGGCGCGACCAATGCGGAAGTTGTAGCGGCGGCGAAGCTCGCGGGCGCGCACGATTTCATCAGCTCGTTTGAGGACGGATATGACACCTATGTGGGCGAGCGCGGCGTGCGCCTTTCCGGCGGGCAGAAACAGCGGATCTCAATCGCGCGGGTGTTTCTCAAGAATCCGCCGATCCTGATTCTGGACGAGGCGACCTCAGCGCTCGACAACGAGAGCGAACGGATTGTGCAGCAGTCGCTGGAGAAGCTTGCGCGCGGGCGCACCACTTTTACCATCGCTCACCGGCTGACCACCATCCGCGGCGCGCGGCTCATTCTGGTGCTGACCGAAAACGGCATCGAGGAGCAGGGCAGCCATGACGAACTCATGAAGAGACGTGGAATTTATTACCAGCTTTACAGTATGTATGGGGAAAACATGGGGAACGCGGAAAATTTTGTGGAAAAACATATAAAGATGTGA
- the putP gene encoding sodium/proline symporter PutP: MNTSQIMMLGAMVVYLIMIICVGNYFSKKNETSHDFYLGGRGMGPWVVAMSAEASDMSGWLMMGLPGLAYATGIADAGWTAIGLALGTYINWKLIALPLRNYTAVANNSITVPDYLSNRFHDKRKILMNVAALFIVIFFVVYTASGFVACGKVFVTLFNFPYLPSMLVSALVIILYTTYGGFKAVCHVDFVQGTVMFFALMIIVGIGVGTAGGFGEISANVAQYDGYLSMFSTYSPDGASTYSWITIASGLAWGLGYMGMPHILVRFMAIRNASELKKSRRIGTSWCVLSLAMAVLIGVLGRTLYPDALSGSATESVFIMMCKNLLTGGALPIIAGVMLCGVLGAQISTSDSQLLAASSAVAQNFYQGLIKKDATEKQIMKVSHVSIILIAGAACAFALNPDSSIFKIVSFAWAGFGGAFGPLILFSLYWKRTNLPGAIAGVIAGGVTVLVWKLLLSPLGGIFGLYELLPAFILSSLAIIIVSKLTAEPSAEIQKEFDTAKSMTLETK; encoded by the coding sequence ATGAACACAAGCCAGATTATGATGCTCGGCGCGATGGTTGTATACCTCATTATGATCATCTGCGTCGGCAACTATTTCAGCAAAAAGAATGAAACAAGCCATGATTTCTATCTGGGCGGGCGCGGCATGGGCCCTTGGGTGGTCGCGATGAGCGCCGAGGCTTCGGATATGAGCGGCTGGCTCATGATGGGATTACCGGGCCTTGCGTATGCGACCGGCATTGCGGACGCCGGCTGGACCGCCATCGGCCTTGCGCTTGGCACATATATCAACTGGAAGCTGATCGCGCTGCCGCTGCGCAACTATACGGCGGTTGCGAACAATTCGATCACCGTCCCGGATTACCTTTCCAACCGTTTCCACGATAAACGCAAAATCCTGATGAATGTTGCGGCACTGTTCATTGTGATCTTCTTCGTGGTATACACCGCTTCGGGCTTTGTGGCCTGCGGCAAGGTGTTTGTAACCCTGTTCAATTTCCCGTACCTGCCCTCAATGCTGGTGAGCGCGCTGGTCATCATTCTTTACACCACCTACGGCGGTTTCAAGGCGGTCTGCCACGTCGACTTTGTGCAGGGAACGGTTATGTTTTTCGCGCTCATGATCATCGTGGGAATCGGAGTGGGCACGGCGGGCGGCTTTGGGGAAATTTCCGCGAACGTGGCCCAGTACGACGGATATCTTTCGATGTTTTCGACCTATTCGCCGGACGGCGCTTCCACCTATAGCTGGATCACCATCGCTTCCGGGCTGGCATGGGGCCTCGGCTACATGGGCATGCCGCACATCCTGGTGCGGTTCATGGCAATCCGCAATGCTTCCGAACTGAAAAAGTCCCGCCGCATCGGCACCTCCTGGTGTGTGCTTTCGCTTGCAATGGCGGTGCTCATCGGTGTGCTCGGCCGGACGCTTTATCCGGACGCGCTTTCCGGAAGCGCTACCGAAAGCGTCTTTATCATGATGTGCAAAAACCTGCTGACCGGCGGCGCGCTGCCGATTATCGCGGGCGTAATGCTCTGCGGCGTGCTTGGCGCGCAGATCTCCACCTCGGACAGCCAGCTGCTGGCAGCGTCTTCGGCGGTCGCGCAGAACTTTTACCAGGGCCTGATCAAAAAGGACGCGACCGAAAAGCAGATCATGAAGGTTTCCCATGTTTCGATCATCCTTATTGCGGGTGCGGCCTGTGCTTTTGCGCTCAACCCGGACAGCTCGATCTTCAAGATCGTTTCGTTCGCGTGGGCGGGCTTTGGCGGCGCGTTCGGCCCGCTGATCCTTTTCTCCCTCTACTGGAAGCGCACCAATCTGCCCGGTGCAATTGCGGGCGTTATTGCGGGCGGCGTGACGGTGCTCGTCTGGAAGCTTCTGCTTTCCCCGCTCGGCGGAATTTTTGGGCTTTATGAGCTGCTTCCGGCGTTTATCCTGAGCTCGCTTGCCATCATCATCGTTTCCAAGCTCACCGCGGAACCTTCCGCTGAAATCCAGAAGGAATTCGACACCGCAAAATCCATGACTCTCGAAACAAAGTAA
- a CDS encoding citrate/2-methylcitrate synthase, protein MPSNPYSEITPQILELSELCRKSSAIDPALYAKYDVKRGLRDINGKGVMAGLTEISEVCSSTVDENGATIPCEGKLFYRGVNIKDLVNGFIREKRFGFEESVYLLLFGSLPKQEELRAFTELLANYRTLPTSFVRDIIMKAPSRDMMNTLARSVLTLYSYDDRADDVSIPNVLRQCLQLVALFPLLSVYGYQAYNHYHEGQSLYIHSPLPELSTAENILRILRPDSSYTALEARVLDVALVLHAEHGGGNNSTFTTHVVSSSGTDTYSAVAAAIGSLKGPRHGGANIKVVKMFDDMKQNLSDWADEDAVEDYLRRLLHKEAFDHAGLIYGMGHAVYSLSDPRADVFKFFVKSLSEEKGLDKEFALYSLVERLAPKVIGEERRIYKGVSANVDFYSGFVYSMLNLPTELFTPIFAISRIAGWSAHRIEELSNSGKIIRPAYKGVKEEVPYVPLAER, encoded by the coding sequence ATGCCGTCTAATCCGTATTCGGAGATTACCCCGCAGATACTGGAACTGAGCGAGCTTTGCAGGAAAAGCAGTGCGATTGACCCCGCACTGTATGCAAAGTACGACGTGAAAAGAGGGCTGCGCGACATTAACGGCAAAGGCGTTATGGCCGGGCTCACCGAGATTTCGGAGGTCTGTTCCAGCACGGTCGATGAGAACGGCGCCACCATCCCATGCGAGGGAAAGCTGTTCTACCGGGGCGTCAACATCAAGGATCTGGTCAACGGGTTCATCCGGGAAAAGCGGTTCGGGTTTGAAGAGTCCGTCTACCTGCTTTTGTTCGGGAGCCTGCCCAAACAGGAGGAACTGCGGGCGTTTACGGAACTTTTGGCAAATTACCGGACTTTGCCAACCAGTTTTGTGCGCGACATCATTATGAAGGCCCCAAGCCGCGATATGATGAACACGCTTGCGCGTAGTGTGCTCACCCTGTATTCCTATGATGACCGGGCGGATGACGTTTCGATTCCGAACGTCCTGCGCCAGTGCCTGCAGTTGGTGGCATTGTTCCCGCTGCTGTCGGTTTATGGCTATCAGGCATACAACCATTATCACGAGGGACAGAGCCTGTACATCCATTCGCCGCTGCCGGAGCTTTCCACTGCGGAAAACATCCTGCGTATCCTGCGCCCGGACAGCTCCTATACCGCGCTGGAGGCGCGTGTGCTCGATGTGGCGCTGGTACTCCATGCGGAGCATGGCGGCGGTAACAACTCGACCTTTACGACCCATGTCGTCTCCTCCTCCGGTACGGACACCTATTCGGCGGTGGCGGCGGCGATCGGTTCGCTCAAAGGGCCGCGGCACGGCGGCGCGAACATCAAGGTCGTGAAGATGTTCGACGACATGAAGCAGAACCTTTCCGACTGGGCGGATGAGGACGCGGTGGAGGATTACCTGCGCCGGCTGTTACATAAAGAGGCGTTTGACCACGCCGGGCTCATCTACGGCATGGGGCATGCGGTCTACTCGCTCTCCGACCCGCGTGCCGATGTGTTTAAATTCTTCGTCAAATCCCTTTCGGAGGAAAAAGGGCTCGATAAGGAGTTCGCGCTCTATTCGCTGGTGGAACGGCTTGCGCCGAAGGTCATCGGGGAGGAGCGCCGCATCTATAAAGGCGTTTCGGCCAACGTCGACTTTTACAGCGGGTTTGTTTACAGCATGCTCAACCTTCCGACCGAGCTTTTCACCCCGATTTTTGCCATTTCGCGCATCGCGGGCTGGAGCGCGCACCGCATTGAGGAGCTGAGCAATTCCGGGAAGATCATCCGTCCCGCTTATAAAGGAGTCAAGGAAGAAGTCCCATACGTGCCGCTTGCGGAGCGCTGA
- a CDS encoding zinc ribbon domain-containing protein encodes MEQTFCQSCGMPLTPESELCGTNADGSKNPEYCIYCYKGGAFTADVTLDEMIEICVPPMVEANPGMTAGKAREMMRQFMPQLKRWK; translated from the coding sequence GTGGAACAAACATTTTGCCAGAGCTGCGGCATGCCGCTCACCCCGGAAAGCGAATTGTGCGGCACCAATGCCGATGGAAGCAAAAATCCGGAATACTGCATTTACTGTTACAAAGGCGGCGCGTTCACTGCGGACGTGACCTTGGACGAGATGATTGAAATCTGTGTCCCGCCGATGGTGGAGGCCAATCCCGGCATGACCGCTGGGAAGGCGCGTGAGATGATGCGGCAGTTTATGCCCCAGCTGAAACGCTGGAAATAA